A window of Castanea sativa cultivar Marrone di Chiusa Pesio chromosome 1, ASM4071231v1 contains these coding sequences:
- the LOC142638343 gene encoding F-box protein At3g56470-like, producing MEWNFWKDSSKDTSMMVNRHKHLSGCEGNSREFRSWSNLPVDIFNIIGRQLDFIKRVCKNSRKIQAVGPLYEILQVPWLLEHSRGFDRNVYSLCSFHHPIENQSQVTYNKIEGKEWNDAVICASKFDWLLLQKSTLSFFYNPYTKTIIKLPDLDINFNRSTFSSVPTSPDCVCFAIQSSKNSSKMWLSTCQPGDRKWSTTVKFAGPKRAVEDVVYSNGIFYCVFTGGALGAFCVAHRYWSMLTDVNLVLGILFDTRAHMVESNGQLWLVYRSSSMCFRVFNFDWSEKSWDETYSLGCQAFFLGCTSFSVSAEGETSGFAERIYYHCDTYSSYYSLKTKQSHRCTFYPWVTERGPERVWIQPPEIWSKLVRHQFETQV from the coding sequence ATGGAGTGGAATTTTTGGAAGGATAGTTCAAAAGATACATCAATGATGGTGAATAGACACAAGCACTTGAGTGGTTGTGAGGGAAACAGCAGAGAATTCAGATCATGGTCTAATCTTCCGgttgatatttttaatataattggcAGACAACTTGATTTTATTAAACGGGTTTGTAAGAATTCGCGAAAAATTCAGGCTGTTGGTCCACTTTATGAGATCCTTCAAGTTCCATGGCTATTGGAACACAGTCGGGGTTTTGATAGAAATGTCTACAGTTTATGTAGCTTTCACCACCCAATTGAAAATCAAAGTCAAGTCACTTACAACAAGATTGAGGGGAAAGAGTGGAATGATGCAGTCATATGTGCTTCAAAGTTTGATTGGTTGCTTTTACAGAAATCTACATTGTCATTCTTCTACAATCCTTATACGAAGACTATAATCAAACTACCTGATCTTGACATCAACTTCAATCGAAGTACATTTTCCTCGGTACCTACTTCTCCTGATTGTGTTTGCTTTGCAATACAAAGTTCCAAAAACAGTAGCAAAATGTGGCTAAGCACATGTCAACCTGGTGACCGCAAATGGAGCACCACAGTCAAGTTTGCTGGTCCTAAAAGGGCAGTTGAGGATGTGGTTTACAGTAATGGAATTTTTTACTGTGTTTTTACAGGAGGAGCATTGGGGGCCTTTTGTGTTGCACACCGTTATTGGAGTATGCTCACAGATGTGAATTTGGTTCTTGGGATATTGTTTGACACAAGGGCTCATATGGTAGAGTCTAATGGGCAGCTCTGGTTAGTGTATCGTTCTAGTTCTATGTGTTTCAgagttttcaattttgattgGTCAGAGAAGTCTTGGGATGAGACATATTCATTGGGATGTCAAGCATTTTTTCTCGGTTGTACCTCGTTCTCAGTTTCAGCAGAAGGAGAAACTTCAGGTTTTGCAGAGAGGATTTATTACCATTGTGATACTTACAGTTCCTATTACTCGTTGAAGACTAAGCAGAGTCATCGATGTACGTTTTATCCATGGGTAACTGAACGCGGGCCTGAGAGAGTTTGGATTCAACCTCCTGAGATATGGTCCAAATTGGTTAGACACCAATTTGAAACACAGGTCTAG
- the LOC142621567 gene encoding uncharacterized protein LOC142621567, whose protein sequence is MKHRDSNQKPNSKSGISGHTHKRIVIENVCEPRAEPSDGVAFHMTLLFFTTRTPWVRASKVAIAHFHGLAQGGGGSWSRPFNEKEVILNRNSEAWFVKVVCTLFVRFHLSDTCLGYLSKNLTPLIAFEVVRRLDNPKLGLKFFEFSRESLSLNHSFKTYNLLMRSLCQMGLHDSAKMIFDCMRSDGHLPDSWNVGFLVSSCAQVGRFDLAKKLLADVQCDEVGLSSFVYNKFLDELVKRNLVDEAVCLFREHMGLHSHLDTCTFNILIRGLCRIREVDKAFAIFNDMGSFGCSPDVVTYNTLINGLCRVNEVNRGHELLKEVQSRSELKPDVVTYTSVISGYCKLGKMEEASVLFDEMINSGIKPNPITFNVLINGFGKAGNMVSALAMHEKMIFLGYFPDVVTFTSLIDGYCRTGQVNQGLKLWHEMNARNVTPNVYTFAVLINGLCKENRLHEARDFLRQLKCHDFVPKPFMYNPVIDGFCKAGNVDEANKITAEMEEKKCHPDKVTFTILIIGHCMKGRMFEAINIFNKMLSIGCAPDTITVNSLISCLLKAGMPNEAFRIKKTASEDLHMLSLKRIIPLRTDMDIPMAI, encoded by the coding sequence ATGAAGCATAGGGACtcaaaccaaaaacccaattCAAAATCTGGGATTTCTGGTCACACCCACAAAAGAATCGTTATTGAAAACGTTTGTGAACCTAGAGCTGAGCCTAGTGATGGCGTGGCTTTCCACATGACCCTCTTATTCTTCACTACCCGTACCCCTTGGGTTCGAGCCTCCAAAGTCGCCATTGCCCATTTCCATGGTCTTGCCCAAGGAGGAGGAGGGTCTTGGTCTCGACCCTTCAATGAAAAAGAGGTAATCTTGAACCGAAATTCCGAGGCTTGGTTTGTTAAGGTTGTCTGTACTCTATTTGTTCGTTTTCATTTGTCAGATACTTGTTTGGGTTATTTGAGTAAGAACTTGACCCCTTTGATTGCTTTTGAGGTTGTTAGACGGTTAGACAATCCCAAATTGGGCTTGAAGTTCTTTGAGTTTAGTAGGGAGAGTTTGAGTCTTAATCATTCTTTTAAGACTTACAATTTGCTTATGAGGTCTCTTTGTCAAATGGGTCTTCATGATTCGGCCAAAATGATTTTTGATTGCATGAGGAGTGATGGGCATTTGCCTGATAGTTGGAATGTGGGATTTTTGGTTTCGTCGTGTGCACAAGTGGGCAGGTTTGATCTTGCCAAGAAATTGCTTGCTGACGTTCAGTGTGATGAGGTTGGACTTAGTTCTTTTGTGTATAATAAGTTCTTGGATGAGTTGGTTAAGCGGAATCTAGTAGATGAGGCTGTTTGCTTATTTAGAGAGCATATGGGATTGCATTCTCATTTGGATACTTGCACTTTCAATATTCTTATTCGAGGTTTATGCAGAATAAGAGAAGTTGATAAAGCTTTTGCGATTTTCAATGATATGGGGAGTTTTGGTTGTTCTCCCGATGTAGTTACATATAACACTCTTATAAATGGATTATGTAGGGTCAATGAGGTAAATAGAGGGCATGAGTTATTGAAGGAGGTTCAGTCAAGAAGTGAGCTTAAACCAGATGTTGTAACTTATACATCGGTTATATCAGGTTATTGCAAATTGGGTAAAATGGAGGAGGCCTCTGTTCTTTTTGATGAGATGATCAATTCTGGAATTAAACCAAATCCAATCACTTTCAATGTTCTCATCAACGGCTTTGGTAAGGCTGGTAACATGGTTTCTGCACTGGCCATGCATGAGAAGATGATCTTTCTTGGTTATTTTCCTGATGTTGTTACCTTCACTTCCCTAATTGATGGGTATTGTCGAACCGGTCAGGTAAATCAGGGTTTGAAGCTTTGGCATGAGATGAATGCAAGAAATGTTACTCCCAATGTGTATACTTTTGCTGTTCTTATCAATGGTCTATGCAAGGAGAATAGATTGCATGAGGCTCGTGATTTTTTGAGGCAGTTGAAATGTCATGATTTTGTTCCAAAACCATTTATGTACAACCCTGTAATTGATGGGTTTTGCAAGGCTGGCAATGTCGATGAGGCAAATAAGATCACGGCAGAGATGGAGGAGAAGAAATGCCACCCAGATAAAGTGACATTTACTATTCTCATCATTGGGCATTGTATGAAAGGGAGAATGTTTGAAGCAATcaacatttttaataagatgTTATCAATTGGTTGTGCACCAGATACCATTACTGTGAATTCCTTAATATCTTGCCTTTTGAAGGCGGGTATGCCTAATGAAGCCTTTCGCATTAAGAAAACTGCATCTGAGGACCTGCATATGTTATCTTTGAAAAGAATCATTCCTCTAAGAACAGATATGGATATTCCAATGGCTATTTAA
- the LOC142629445 gene encoding uncharacterized protein LOC142629445, translating into MEKKWDLGDVEKAIMVAWALWTNRNEVRHGGKLKDDNALVYGAMDYLLEYQNCVDSPVLPATNMPALWSPPPPMSYKINVDGAVFGAQKSVGVGVVIRDDEGRVMGACYKKLRAPMGAMEAEAKAFEVGIQFAKDMLIHDFILEGDSLILVNALNETSPPPSAVAAIVLSSLSAFKDFRRVDVSHVKRSGNWPAHLLAKYAIGISDFAVCVEESPSFIDQALLQDVTLASSIL; encoded by the coding sequence ATGGAGAAGAAATGGGATCTTGGGGATGTGGAGAAGGCTATTATGGTGGCCTGGGCTCTGTGGACAAACAGAAATGAGGTGCGGCATGGAGGGAAGCTGAAGGATGACAATGCTTTAGTCTATGGAGCAATGGATTACCTCCTAGAGTACCAAAATTGTGTGGACAGCCCAGTGTTACCGGCGACAAACATGCCTGCACTATGGTCTCCCCCTCCTCCTATGAGCTATAAAATTAATGTGGATGGTGCAGTGTTTGGTGCACAAAAATCAGTGGGGGTAGGGGTGGTGATAAGGGATGATGAAGGGAGAGTTATGGGAGCGTGCTACAAGAAACTAAGAGCACCAATGGGAGCAATGGAAGCCGAAGCCAAAGCTTTTGAGGTAGGCATCCAGTTTGCTAAAGATATGCTTATTCATGACTTCATCTTGGAAGGGGACTCGCTGATTTTGGTTAATGCTCTTAATGAAACTTCTCCTCCCCCCTCTGCTGTTGCTGCCATTGTGTTAAGTTCCCTGTCTGCTTTCAAGGATTTCCGTAGGGTGGATGTCTCTCATGTAAAGAGGTCAGGCAATTGGCCTGCTCACCTATTAGCCAAATATGCAATTGGTATTAGTGACTTTGCTGTTTGCGTAGAGGAGAGTCCTAGCTTTATTGATCAGGCTCTTCTACAAGATGTAACTCTTGCTTCTAGTATTCTATAA
- the LOC142629462 gene encoding uncharacterized protein LOC142629462, producing the protein MSLLSWNYRELGNPQTVIALKKAIRIKKPKLVFLMETKSDKEWMVGVRDRCGFKESFVVPSQGASGGLALFWNSENKVMINSSSQSHIDAKVAGDIIGGEWHLTGFYANLETSLRLDSWRLSFLCDGSGLPWLVIGDFNEIVSASVKEGGAQRPNQQMVSPMWLQDQRCEGVLVDVCRDGLVGGSDFPILSCLESCRHRLEDWNVAEFEHMGREISRHQRQLEELELQATSPGTIKALRETRVELNCWLEKEGSMWRQRSRQNWFRKGDRNTRFFHAKASSHFQKNFIEGVFDSNKVWQKEKREVEDCFVKYYSELFTSSNSLNFSEIVEAVQPKVSSDMNLNLIKEFVPGKVQRALKQMYPLKAPSLDNDSIIFCKATKGECDALQRVLNVYEQASGQ; encoded by the exons ATGAGTCTTTTAAGCTGGAACTATCGGGAGCTTGGGAACCCACAGACAGTGATCGCCTTGAAAAAGGCAATCAGGATAAAGAAGCCCAAGTTGGTTTTCTTAATGGAAACAAAGTCTGATAAGGAGTGGATGGTTGGTGTGAGGGACAGATGTGGGTTTAAGGAAAGTTTTGTGGTCCCAAGCCAAGGTGCCAGTGGTGGGTTAGCTCTTTTTTGGAACTCAGAGAATAAAGTCATGATTAACAGCTCTTCTCAATCCCATATTGATGCAAAAGTGGCGGGTGACATTATTGGGGGTGAATGGCATTTAACGGGCTTTTATGCAAATCTGGAGACCTCATTGAGATTGGATTCGTGGAGATTAAGCTTTCTTTGTGATGGGTCTGGTCTACCATGGTTAGTGATAGGAGACTTTAATGAAATTGTTAGTGCTTCAGTGAAGGAAGGGGGTGCACAAAGGCCTAACCAACAAATGGTAAG CCCTATGTGGTTACAAGACCAGAGGTGCGAAGGTGTGCTTGTGGATGTGTGTCGAGATGGACTGGTGGGTGGGTCGGATTTTCCGATACTCAGTTGCTTGGAGTCGTGCAGGCACAGGTTGGAGGATTGGAATGTCGCAGAATTCGAGCATATGGGTAGGGAGATATCTCGGCATCAGAGACAACTTGAGGAGTTGGAATTGCAGGCAACCTCTCCAGGTACAATCAAGGCTTTGAGGGAGACTAGAGTGGAGCTGAACTGTTGGTTAGAGAAGGAGGGCTCTATGTGGAGACAGAGATCCAGGCAGAATTGGTTTAGAAAGGGTGACAGAAACACTAGGTTTTTCCATGCTAAGGCCTCTTCTCACTTCCAGAAAAATTTCATTGAGGGGGTCTTTGATTCCAACAAAGTATGGCAGAAGGAGAAAAGGGAGGTTGAAGATTGTTTTGTGAAGTATTACTCTGAATTATTCACCTCATCTAATTCCTTGAATTTTTCAGAAATTGTGGAAGCAGTGCAGCCCAAAGTGTCTTCGGATATGAACTTGAACCTCATCAAGGAATTTGTGCCAGGGAAAGTGCAAAGAGCTCTGAAGCAGATGTACCCATTGAAGGCCCCGAGCCTGGACA ATGATAGCATTATTTTCTGTAAGGCGACCAAGGGGGAATGTGATGCTTTGCAACGGGTGCTGAATGTTTATGAGCAGGCATCAGGGCAGTAG